Proteins co-encoded in one Arachis hypogaea cultivar Tifrunner chromosome 13, arahy.Tifrunner.gnm2.J5K5, whole genome shotgun sequence genomic window:
- the LOC112737869 gene encoding uncharacterized protein isoform X1, which yields MARLKIRGTWSGVLEDVTVDAWTVPKLREEVAMRANCSPDCINLTFAGMVLKDYDADAGHVRNLASLGVKINSKIFASRISPQESDAFRREEELFSRLEEIRAAAIVMAEKHPCLIPVEDFNRDAEDQSGELVHISSEMEHRAVMMGVRLHAIAVRLIGCELYNSAVEALSLGEEAFSICDPNLIKLIYIVPILHINMVWCYFMKGDIRLLSDAGKHLEIARTGIERDQVKKSVCRRLLEKLHLRLDLLEGVVAYHSGQIEKSRKALLSAKVKFIQHQGPVDPIMLLMSFDDARFGFTQKEANRALKMCNGDVGVAIDFLIEEEIKEVQKCNDDSQRRKKFWWVSLSIY from the exons ATGGCGAGACTGAAGATTAGAGGGACCTGGTCGGGGGTTCTGGAAGACGTCACCGTCGACGCCTGGACCGTACCAAAGCTCCGGGAAGAGGTGGCCATGCGCGCCAACTGCTCCCCTGACTGCATCAACCTCACATTCGCCGGCATGGTCCTCAAGGACTACGATGCCGATGCCGGCCACGTTAGAAACTTGGCCAGTCTGGGCGTCAAGATCAACTCTAAGATCTTCGCCTCTCGCATCTCTCCTCAAGAAAGCGACGCATTCAGAAGAGAAGAAGAACTTTTTAGTAGGCTTGAGGAAATCAG GGCAGCTGCAATTGTGATGGCGGAAAAGCATCCATGTTTAATACCTGTTGAGGACTTCAACAGAGACGCTGAAGATCAAAGTGGAGAGTTAGTGCATATAAGTTCTGAGATGGAGCATAG GGCAGTAATGATGGGAGTGAGGCTTCATGCAATAGCGGTGAGGCTTATTGGATGTGAACTTTACAATAGTGCAGTAGAAGCGCTTAGCTTAGGAGAG GAGGCATTCTCAATTTGTGATCCAAATCTCATTAAG CTTATTTATATTGTTCCGATTCTGCACATAAACATGGTGTGGTGCTACTTTATGAAAGGAGACATCAGGTTGCTCTCGGATGCAGGAAAGCATCTTGAGATAGCTAGGACAGGAATTGAACGCGATCAAGTGAAGAAATCTGTTTGCCGCAGACTACTAGAAAAACT GCATTTGAGACTAGATTTGCTTGAAGGGGTTGTGGCATATCATAGTGGCCAGATAGAGAAATCAAGAAAAGCATTACTTTCTGCAAAAGTAAAATTTATCCAG CATCAAGGCCCGGTTGACCCCATAATGCTTCTTATGAGCTTTGATGATGCAAGGTTTGGCTTCACCCAAAAGGAAGCAAATAGAGCACTGAAAATGTGTAATGGAGATGTGGGGGTTGCCATTGACTTCCTTATTGAGGAAGAAATAAAGGAAGTGCAAAAATGCAATGATGATagccagagaagaaagaaattTTGGTGGGTGTCacttagtatttattaa
- the LOC112733237 gene encoding uncharacterized protein translates to MEYLFEEYEKEQHEESKLLSIIEEETDEIENVSALISQYTVNYLCKKPCRTSEQTGYLWVQEILCGHGIRCYEMFRMEKHVFFQFCDELVEQGLKSTRQMGVQEMVAMFLNTVGHGVGNRMIQERFQHFGETVSRHFHEVLVACLRLSIKYIKPSDPEFQNVHGKIKNDQRYWPFFKNAIGAIDGTHIPCVVSPSDQPKFIGRKGYPTQNIMAICDWDMCFIFALPGWEGTAHDTRVFDNAITTPTMNFPHPPPGKYYLVDAGYPTPKGYIGPYKCERYHLADFRRSSGFTNHNEVFNYYHSSLRCTIEMTFGV, encoded by the exons ATGGAGTATTTGTTTGAAGAGTATGAAAAAGAACAACATGAAGAATCAAAATTACTTTCCATTATAGAAGAAGAAACAGATGAAATTGAAAATGTTTCTGCATTAATTAGTCAATATACAGTCAATTATCTGTGCAAAAAACCATGCAGAACTAGTGAACAAACAGGTTATTTATGGGTGCAAGAAATTTTATGTGGCCATGGCATTCGTTGTTATGAAATGTTTCGGAtggaaaaacatgttttctttcAATTTTGTGATGAACTAGTTGAACAAGGATTAAAATCTACAAGACAAATGGGAGTTCAGGAAATGGTTGCAATGTTCTTAAATACGGTTGGTCATGGAGTGGGTAATAGGATGATACAAGAAAGGTTTCAACATTTTGGAGAGACAGTTAGTAGACATTTTCATGAGGTATTGGTTGCTTGCTTGAGATTATCTATTAAATATATTAAGCCATCGGATCCTGAGTTTCAGAATGTTCATGGCAAAATTAAAAATGACCAACGATATTGGCCATTTTTTAAAAATGCTATAGGAGCAATTGATGGTACTCATATCCCATGTGTGGTTAGCCCAAGTGATCAACCCAAATTTATTGGAAGAAAAGGATATCCAACACAAAATATAATGGCTATATGTGATTGGGACATGTGCTTTATTTTTGCTTTACCTGGATGGGAAGGCACTGCGCATGATACTCGTGTATTTGATAATGCTATTACAACTCCTACCATGAATTTTCCGCATCCTCCTCCAg gTAAATATTATTTGGTAGATGCCGGTTATCCAACACCGAAAGGATATATTGGTCCATATAAATGTGAGCGCTATCATCTTGCAGATTTTAGGCGTTCTTCTGGATTTACAAATCATAATGAAGTATTTAATTATTATCACTCAAGCTTAAGATGCACAATAGAAATGACTTTTGGAGTGTGA
- the LOC112737868 gene encoding uncharacterized protein, producing MAWRWIVRRTRESKPFFLAFATVCGVVPGVIGYGVMQATNTRNEQLESHLRRSARPESLMMGQVNKERLAEYLGELQRKENTNDRYVAALRGETLTRKPYVRIQPVPEKTDTGSSKD from the exons ATGGCGTGGAGATGGATCGTTCGAAGGACTCGCGAATCAAAACCCTTCTTCCTAGCCTTTGCCACCGTATGCGGCGTCGTTCCGGGCGTCATCGGCTACGGCGTCATGCAGGCAACCAACACCCGTAACGAACAGCTCGAATCCCACCTTCGCAGAAGTGCTCGCCCTGAATCACTG ATGATGGGACAAGTAAATAAAGAGAGACTGGCAGAATACCTTGGAGAGCTACAGCGGAAGGAGAACACGAATGATCGTTATGTTGCTGCTCTAAGAGGGGAGACTTTAACCAGAAAACCTTATGTGAGGATTCAACCGGTACCAGAGAAAACTGACACCGGCTCCAGCAAGGATTAG
- the LOC112737869 gene encoding uncharacterized protein isoform X2, translating to MARLKIRGTWSGVLEDVTVDAWTVPKLREEVAMRANCSPDCINLTFAGMVLKDYDADAGHVRNLASLGVKINSKIFASRISPQESDAFRREEELFSRLEEIRAAAIVMAEKHPCLIPVEDFNRDAEDQSGELVHISSEMEHRAVMMGVRLHAIAVRLIGCELYNSAVEALSLGEEAFSICDPNLIKLIYIVPILHINMVWCYFMKGDIRLLSDAGKHLEIARTGIERDQVKKSVCRRLLEKLHLRLDLLEGVVAYHSGQIEKSRKALLSAKVKFIQHQGPVDPIMLLMSFDDARFGFTQKEANRALKMCNGDVGVAIDFLIEEEIKEVQKCNDDSQRRKKFWMNDGL from the exons ATGGCGAGACTGAAGATTAGAGGGACCTGGTCGGGGGTTCTGGAAGACGTCACCGTCGACGCCTGGACCGTACCAAAGCTCCGGGAAGAGGTGGCCATGCGCGCCAACTGCTCCCCTGACTGCATCAACCTCACATTCGCCGGCATGGTCCTCAAGGACTACGATGCCGATGCCGGCCACGTTAGAAACTTGGCCAGTCTGGGCGTCAAGATCAACTCTAAGATCTTCGCCTCTCGCATCTCTCCTCAAGAAAGCGACGCATTCAGAAGAGAAGAAGAACTTTTTAGTAGGCTTGAGGAAATCAG GGCAGCTGCAATTGTGATGGCGGAAAAGCATCCATGTTTAATACCTGTTGAGGACTTCAACAGAGACGCTGAAGATCAAAGTGGAGAGTTAGTGCATATAAGTTCTGAGATGGAGCATAG GGCAGTAATGATGGGAGTGAGGCTTCATGCAATAGCGGTGAGGCTTATTGGATGTGAACTTTACAATAGTGCAGTAGAAGCGCTTAGCTTAGGAGAG GAGGCATTCTCAATTTGTGATCCAAATCTCATTAAG CTTATTTATATTGTTCCGATTCTGCACATAAACATGGTGTGGTGCTACTTTATGAAAGGAGACATCAGGTTGCTCTCGGATGCAGGAAAGCATCTTGAGATAGCTAGGACAGGAATTGAACGCGATCAAGTGAAGAAATCTGTTTGCCGCAGACTACTAGAAAAACT GCATTTGAGACTAGATTTGCTTGAAGGGGTTGTGGCATATCATAGTGGCCAGATAGAGAAATCAAGAAAAGCATTACTTTCTGCAAAAGTAAAATTTATCCAG CATCAAGGCCCGGTTGACCCCATAATGCTTCTTATGAGCTTTGATGATGCAAGGTTTGGCTTCACCCAAAAGGAAGCAAATAGAGCACTGAAAATGTGTAATGGAGATGTGGGGGTTGCCATTGACTTCCTTATTGAGGAAGAAATAAAGGAAGTGCAAAAATGCAATGATGATagccagagaagaaagaaattTTG GATGAATGATGGACTCTAG